The sequence GCAGTTGGGGTTGCAGGGTCATCTGTCGCCACAGATAGAGTTCCCCTTTGGGAGGTTGGGTTTGGATGAGATTCTGGCGGGCTAAATCCGCATTGAACGCCACCAGCTTGGGGGCAAAGTCCAAAAAATCATCCAATTCCCTGCGTACCCGCTCGGCAATCTCGGTTTGCAACCCCTGCGCCACCACCTGCACCGACTGTTGACCATTGCGAAAGGATAAATAGCCGACCAGCCCCGTCGCCAAGGTGGTCACCACCACAAACGGCACCGTCACCACCCACCGCAGTCGCCAAGCCATAACCTAAACCGAAGCGGGATCGACCCCGTAGTAGCCCAGTACTTCTTCCAGGCGTTTGACCCGCTGGCGCAACTGCCGCACCTCCCGTTCCCGCTCTTCCAACGCCCGCCCCCGGTCTTCGAGGATTCGTTGCAGGAGGGCATTTTGCAAATGGGCTTCCACCCGTGCCACCACCTCCGCCGCCTGAAACGGCTTGGGAATGTAATCCACCCCGCCGGTTTCAAAAGCCCGTACCTTGTCCTGGGCATCATCCAACGCACTGATAAATAGCACCGGAATCCCCCAGGTGCTGGAATCAGATTTCAATTTGGCGCACACCTCATAGCCATCCATCCCCGGCATCATAATATCCAGGAGGATCAAATCCGGGGGTTCCGCCGCCACCGCCCGTAGAGCCATCGCCCCGTCAATCGCCCGCCGCACCTCGTAACCATGCCCCGTGAGCAAGTCATCCAGGACATCCAGATTCTCCAGGGTGT comes from Synechococcus sp. C9 and encodes:
- a CDS encoding response regulator codes for the protein MESAESLSRGTILVVDDTLENLDVLDDLLTGHGYEVRRAIDGAMALRAVAAEPPDLILLDIMMPGMDGYEVCAKLKSDSSTWGIPVLFISALDDAQDKVRAFETGGVDYIPKPFQAAEVVARVEAHLQNALLQRILEDRGRALEEREREVRQLRQRVKRLEEVLGYYGVDPASV